In Stigmatopora nigra isolate UIUO_SnigA chromosome 5, RoL_Snig_1.1, whole genome shotgun sequence, the genomic window GGGTGACGCTTTTATGTGACGTTTTAAACAGAAGCAGTCTGGGACTGTTAAAAACATCCACACAATCACATGCCTGTTTAAAAACAATCGTGCCGAAAATCTCACCCTCCTGTAACATTGTGAGCCgaggactttttattttttgtaagtcTTCCACATTGGCAGCACAGTATGTTTTGGTCTTGTTCAGGGATGACTTCAGATTCCGGGCATAGCAGCGGTTCCGTGAGTCACATGAAAAGaaattaaacacacacaaagtggAGCGCCAAGTGGTATTAGTCACGCCGTAAATTGATATAAGTGTCTCAGTCTCTGCGAGTAAAAGCAACAAATCTCCAACGAAAGAGACTTTAAGCCTCTTTGGCTAAGATTTGTGAAAACAAGCATGGTTAAACACTTAATGCTGCTGCTCATATCCCCTTTTTCCCCCACCATCTTTCCTCCCTAAAAGTACAGAGACATACAATGTTATTCCTCAACCATGAGTGGGAAAGATAAAATGCCTCAATTTGGTGCCCGCAGGAAATAAAGTGGAAGAGGATGAAACCCAGCTGGGGGTATTATTTTAATGATCAACAAATTAAACAATTGCATATCCATTTAAAATGGGCAATTATTAATAAAACcatatgaaatattttatttttcattattcaaaatattccaatattTTAGTTAACTTCTCCTTTTGTCATTTACAATCAAAGAATCATTTGAATAGactaattttcattcattgttgTCTTTTTCTATGATGCAATTATTTAGTTAGTGAAATTGTATACTATACTAGAGGCTGCAAGTTAAAAGAACTAGAATttgcagtttgtttgtttttttcatgacttaataataatatataatgatAATTAACAAAGTAAGTGATGTCCTACTGTTTTTGGCATCCGCTGAAAAACTCCcaggtgacccccccccccccccctttctgcATCAGGCGACTCCTGAGCCGGATGACCCCCCCTCACCCATCCACACGAAAGGTGACACCGCTGTAATCTCACCCTGCGAGGCCCCGACTTTCTCAGAACGCGTCGGCCATATCCTAATAATTACTTATGGgttattaaataaaacaatgtggTGTTTACAGATTCAGAAAAGGTTTATAATTGTATTGGGGGTGAACTGTGGGTTAAAAGAAATCTTTGAAAACATGCAATCCTACTCCTCCCGTAAATTCTAATTTCACCCCTCCCTCGCTCTCTCCTCACTCCCTCCTTTTTACCTCTCCGCTCACCGTATAAATATCCGTGTGGGGTACGGGGGAGAGTCCAGTCGAAGTGACCGGGAGAAAGACGCTAAAAAGTCTCATCGGATTTACTCCTCGCTATACTTGGTCATGTTCCTCCTGCTATCCTTGTCCCTTTTGGGGTTCCTCGCCCGGCCGGGTGACGCCCAAGAGCGAGCCGCCCTGTGGAGAGGCAACGACCGTGCCGGGCGATGCCAGTACACCTTCACCGTGGCCAGCCCTTCCGAAGCCAGCTGCCCCCGAGTCGGAGGCCCCGAAATGGAGGGCGTCCAGGCCAGGCTCTCCCTGCTGGAGGCAACGGTGGCCAGACTGGTGGGAGGGGGCGCGGAAGCATCTGTGCCGTCCGCACCTGATGCGGGGGCTGAACTTCAGGAGGCGCTGAACCGGGCGCTGGGTGAGAGGAACCTGCTCCAAGGGGAGAAGGAGCGCCTGGAGAGGGAGCAAGAAGCGCTTCAGAGGCGACTGTTGCAGATGCTGAGGGAGACGGAGAGCCTGAGGAGCAGACCGTGCCCCCCGCAGACCCCCGCCGTGCCGGGAGCCGATATCATGAGAGCGGCGGGAGGTAAGGATAgcgcccgggggccaaatctactCGCCACgtcaaaaatatgcatgtgtAAAAAGTGCTCATTGAGAGACCAATGGAAGTCAGGGAATTAATCTTAATAATATTCTCTTCTCTTTatatgtttctttttaaatgaaacgaCAAGGTAGTATGTCTAGGATCTCCTTTTCTGTGTTTACAAAGAGATTATTTTAACCCCAAATAACATTGGGAAATTGCAATCATCCAATTTGCTCCAACTTTTAAGCAACTTTTTTTCAGCAGATTTTCGTCCCATTGCACATTTCCATGCCCAATACGggttgaaataaagttctaatctaatctaatctaaaaatgtGATTCGCGTAAGAGCCAATTAGACTGCAAATAATACCAGCACCACCCACTTGAAAAGAAATGGTTGCCacatcaatggcggccaatgagtgACTTCACATAATGTTTAACATACATGACCGGATATTTTTACCCTCCACCTTCACAGTTTTAATATTCTCATTTAGTGAAAGTTTGCGCGTAAACACCCGACTCGGTTTACTCCCAGTTGGGTCAGCTGACTATTTATGAGCTTTTACGACGGCTGTTTCCCTTCGCGTGGCGAGCCGGGTGCCAAGTCAAATGTAATTCACAACCTGGAAGCAGACATTACGCGCTCCAGGCTTTTCAAGAAAATGACTTGGGGGAGGAattttctgtatatatatacatatatgtattcatatatatatacatatacatatatgtatacatacatatatatatatatatatatatatatatatatatatatatatatatatatatatatatatatatatatatatatatatatatatatatatatatatatatatatatatatatatatatatatatatatatatatatatatatatatatatatataaacacctTGTGTAGCTATAACAACCTATTCAGGGCAAACTGAGGATAATAAACAAAGATGGAGTCCCATCTGGACCACACATGCATACGAGCAGCAGCTTACAATGTGTTTACTTGTAGGACTGATAAATGACTTTGCCCATTAACCTCCTGttctgttttcatttgttttgtacCGTCGTTATTACTTCCTGCCGTTTCTCTGTCATTAGCGGACTACATATGAAAGCCATTAAAGCTTTCGGCTTCATTACAGCTTTTTGTTTATATGCAGCCGAGGTTGACCTTTTGGTAACTTGTACACGATTCATTCCGATATTCGTCAGgcctttttttcaaacaaactCCAGAATGAAAACATGCTAATGTACGATGGCGTGGGGGTCACCTCGCTTTCCGACTGCGTGTCTCCACGGCAGCTGAGAATGTGGGTGTCCACTTCCTACTGTGGTATTCTATAAAGCTGGAGTTACCTTCACACGGCCTCTcaaactaccccccccccccccccccgtgttATTGCTAAGTAATTAAATCATGGATTGACTGTGTGCAGGTTCGAGCCCCGTGTCCCACCTGATGGCGCGTCCCAACAGGCAGGGTGACAGCAGCAGTTGGAGAGGTCAGGAGGTCGCCTTGCACCCGCATCCAATTTTTCACGTCACAAACACTCTGACGCCTTTTCACATCCGTGTTTATGCGTGCGACAGACTCGGCGTGGCAGGAGGGCTTCCAGGAGCTCAAGGCTGAGGTGACCGAAGTTCCCGCCCCTGAAGAATACACAGGTGGGTTGGAATTTAGACTCCAATTATGACATCATAAccactcatttttttcccaaataaagagctttgtttttttactttattatcATTTCattataattgaattgaattttttttctatattttgatattttcattaaaaaatacacagtacAGCTCTATTTTTGTACTATAATGTAGTTATATACCTACCTTTAAGTGACTAAAAGAAAAGAACTGGCTACACAATTGTCTAAAACTACAAAACATGCAATTTTCATTTAACCAATAATTTCTTGTACTTCACTCACATGAGCAGCTCTGGCATGAATACAACACCCAAACAACCTTTCCTCACGCCAATATGACACTGCCAAATATGACACCCCCTCAAAAAGTTGCCGCCATGGTGACGGCCTCAAAGCAAACAGCGCTATTAATATTGAACGCGCGTCGAGCACGCGAATAGCAGCGTCATGCTAGCCCGCCCTTGCGACTTCCTGGATTTGGACTTGTACGCCAAGCATCAACAACATTGCCTTTTTTTCGGCCCAGGTTGCGGCGTGCTGACGTCCGTGTCGGAGCCCGTCACTCACAGGAAAACCGACAGCATCGCCGGCAAATACGGCGTGTGGATGCAGGACCCCGAGCCCGTGGCTCCCTACGGGCCCGACATGGTGTGGCGCATTGACACCGTGGGCTCTGAAGTCAGGCAGCTCTACGGATACCAAAATATGGAGCAATTCTCCAAGGGTTTACCCACAAAGGTGATTTGGAGTGGCTTATAAATCGTTCCGTTTGTGACAGATGTCAATGAAATATggcaatgctttgaatttggctgcttaggcaGAAGCCTGTTCCCTTAAGAGTGCGTATTTGTCGTTAAATGAAGCGTTCTGTTGCCAGGTGGTGGTATTGCCAGAAGCTCTCGAGGGCACGGGCGCCACCATGTACCGAGGCTCGCTCTACTACCAGCGCCGGCGCAGCCGCACGTTGATCCGCTTTGACCTGGCGTCGGAGAGCGTGGCGGCGCGGCGTGAACTGCCTCACGCCGGCTTCCACGGCCAGTTCCCATACTCGTGGGGTGGTTACACCGACATCGACCTCGCGGTGGATGAGCGTGGCCTGTGGGCCGTCTACTCCACCAGCAAGGCAAAGGGTGCCGTGGTGCTGTCCCGCTTGGATCCGCATGACCTGCGCGTCACCAAGAGCTGGGAGACCACTGTGCGCAAGAACGGCGTGGCCAACGCCTTCGTCATCTGCGGCCGCCTCTACACCGTCGCCAGCTACTCGGCGGCCAACACCACCGTCAACTATATGTACGACACCGACAGTAGCCGGGGTCATGTTTTGGCCGTCCCCTTCCAGAACAAGTACCGCTACAACAGCATGATCGATTACAACCCGACACAAAAGAAGCTCTTTGCGTGGGACAACTTCCACTTGGTCTCCTATGACCTGAAGCTGGGGCGCCCCCCGGCGGCCTGAGACCCCCACCAAGCCAAGAAAATGGACTTTGGCGTATGCGCTCTTTCTATACAGACTCATTACCGTTGGCAAAGCTGCCAGTtagctaaaaagaaaaaaagctacaCAAATACATAACTATTTTTCATTATGTACATTGTAACTTAActtaaccctttcagggacaGTGGTCACTACAGTAGACAGCTATTCAAAAATGTAACCTCCAGACTTTAACCCTTTAtcgggcaagtgactatttttcgTCATCAAAAAACACGCCAtcctatttgattttttaattattaatcattattggactttttaaatctaatctagaaatgaaaactgaaatacaCAACTAAAGTATTTTAACAATTGCAAAGGTACTACTGGTAGATCATATGACAAAATCTTACCCTGACTAAAACGAGCGTGCTGGTTCCGTGCTTCGTTGGTTCATTTTGTGTCCTTCAAACCAGGAAAAGGGCAAAACTGCTCTCCGTCCGAGCTCAAACCGAATAGTTTTCACTGCTGCGTGCCATTAGGGGAATGAAATATTTATGCTTTATTTTGATGTTCAATGTAAACCATTCCCTATCAGTGAaggcaatggacgtccaattcgcTTGCACTAGGAGGGTTGGCCTCAATTACTCGCTGATAGCCTCGATTGGACATTCGCTATTGTCAAAGTCAGCCAATGAGTAAAGGAAATATGTAATACTCAGTAGAGGTGTTTAATACTCCTTGGTAATTGTGCATGATTCAATAACAAATGTCTTAGGGACAAAAGTTTTGTGAAACTGTCTTGATGTATAAACTGaaagaaattattaaaaattctTAAAACTTTATATGCATTGTAGGCCAACATTGTGTGTGGGTTGTGGAGGAgtgtgtatataaaaaaaaacacataagaaTGACTGCATAAttgaatgtaaaataattgctATCATGATCTGgacaggggaaaaaacaaacagttaATGTCATTACTATAGTATACATGTTATTTTAGCTCACGTGGCAGTAACATGTCCCCTAAATTCACtaactttttaaacatttatccaCCATTAAAAGTGCGACTGCTAAATGAGAATCTCATTTTCGCTCAAAACAAAGGACTCCAACAACATcaatcttatttttaaatagcaatCGTTAACTTTTGGCAATGTTATCTACCTTTAAtgcgatttttttcttcagtagtAGCTGGATGTGGCGTCCATCATGAAAAGAGCGACGAGGGGCACAGCTTCCTCTTCAGTGATGTAATTAGCTGCCATTTTGGGGAGAACCACTGATGTTCCAATTCAAATCCAAACTCTACATGTTAGACAACATCAGTCAATAATTTCATTGTACACACATTATAATGTGATATTGGGGGAACATTAATGAATCTTTGAAACTTGTTAAATACTTAGGAACGAGTTATATTGCCAACCCACAATGAAATAATTTGGTTAATTAACTTTAGCTAGTAACTCCTAATATCATCCCCGAGTAAATTCCAGACATGAAATGCAGACTTCAGTCGTCTTAACAATTTTTATTAGTTTCTGTAACCAAACCAAGAGAATGTAAATAAGACCGTACATATTTTAATACAGCGATGTAACCCCtgtacaacaaaacaaaaaagcatgaCACTCCTTTCCCTCgctcattcatccatccatcatccacTCACACACCTCCCAAACTCTTCCTTGTACAGCGGCCATTTTGTGTGTGTCGGGGGACCTTCCGATTAAGAAGGCGATTAAAAAGAGAGACCGGGCGGGGTGTGCTCGGTTTCTTACTTTGTTTTCTTGATTGGGACAGAAGGCAGACGTGGGGGGAAAACAGTACTGGTGTCTCCCAtcagtttatatatttatatatatttatttaaaaaaaaaaatctgccaacaAGTCACATTTGCAGCTcctgtgttttttaaatgagcatGCGCAAGTGTGTTCAGGTCGCTTGACAACAACGCTCTCCCTGTGCTGTTTTAACCTTTGGCTAAATATACAGGAGCGTTCCGTCGCAAACGCACGCGTGAGAGAAATAATTCTTGTTCGAAAGGAGACATTTTGTGCGTGACTGACGCTCCAATGGGTTGGACCACGCCGCCCCGACAAGATTGTTTCCActaaacaaaacaactaaaattcTGTTAACTGAAGAGGTCAAAATGATGCtcttggaaaaacaaacaaacaaacaaacaaaaaaggagcTGAAGTCGAAAGAGCGATTGGAAAAAGGAattaaggggggaaaaaaaaaagagcatgacACGTCAGTGTCAACTCTTCTACGTTTTGCCCCAAACGCAACAATGCCGCGCAAACGCTGCTAAAAGGCGGCCAAGCATCTTGTTTTGTCCCGGTTTCTATTTTCCCTCCTCTGACTTGACGGCCTGCGGCTTGATGGGTCCGGTGCGGACGGGCTTGGCTGCCGCCAGTACAGAGACTTGGGCGGGCGGTTTGTCAGCGTCGGGGTTGGAGTTGAGTGACGGCAACTGGGGCATGGCGGCCTCCAGCAGCTGGGGCATAGCAGCTTCCAGCAACTGGGGCATGGCGGCCTCCAGCAGCTGTGGTGGTGCCTTGAGCGCTTTGCTccgctgctgttgctgctcTGAGAAGAACTTGTGGGTGGACTGCAGCACCTCGGCCCGCTGCTTGGCCTAATGGACAAAGAGGTAAATGATGGATGTGTCCTTTTAAGAACAAACGACAGAGGCATCAACTGGCAACAGAACTCACCTTGAGGTCCTGTTCAGCCTTCATGGTAGCCTGGGTACCACCCCTGGGAGGTGCGGGTAGTATGCCAGGGCCTCTAGAAGGAAGGTGCTGAGCGTGTTGTGGGTGCTGAGGGTGCTGAGGCCGGGGGTGCGGCATGAGACCTCCGCCGACACCGCCCATTCCCATGTTGGGGTTCATGGGGGGTCCCATGGGCGAGCGCTGCatgccaccaccaccgccaccaaaGGAGTTGGCGTGAGGCGCTCGAACAAGTGGGGATACCATGTTGGCTTGAGACAGAAGCTGATAGAGAGAGAACACAAGTGATGAGTCATTTCAAAAAGtgagggtattttttttaagtcattaaaTCAATTTGATTGGAACCAATGCacactttttccatttatggtTAAGGTTCTGAGCAGAAAAGGCTGTATTCTGTCAATTTTCCCATGATTGACTGCTAATTAATAAAGAAATAGGAAAAGaaggatttattatttattagccAATTTTTCACCTGTCCGACCTGCGAGTTGAACTGGGTTGGGAAGTGCTGGGCCATCCTCATGCTGCCAGAATTGGCCTGAAACTGCTTCTGGTACAACATGCTGTTCAATTTGGCCGACTGGCTGCTGGGGGACGTGGAGCTCGCCCTAAATGGAGTCCCAAAATTTCAAggtaaattcattttaatactgCATGCCCCACGCAATCAAATCAATGCCCGCGATAgaaattcaatccatttgaattgggagtgGAGATCTACCTGTATGGGCTGGAGGTGGGCGTGGTGCTCCGGACACCAACTGGCGGCGTTACGGGCTTCACGTCCATCCCGCCACCAAACAACTTGAGGTCCATATCCATCTGTAACATCCGAACCAAATCACAACTCTGCGTATGGTCCAAACAATCAACATACTGGGGGCCTATGTTTGTCTGTCACATTGAAAACGGACACAAATCCAACCAACGAGCCACATTCAGCACAGGACAAACGACTGATGGAAAATACTAAACCCGCAATCCACCAGAAAACAATACCTTGCTGGTGGGAGCCTGCATCATGCCGTGGCCGTGACTATGACCATGACCGTGAACATGACCATGACCGTGGCTGTGGCCGACGCCGTGGCTGTGGCCGACGCCATGGCCGTGGCTGACGCCATGGCCGTGGCTGACGCCATGGCCGTGGCCATGGCTGGGACCCATGAGGCCTCGGTAAGGCTGCGCGATGGGTGGTTGCCTTCCAATGTTGGGGGGCTGCGGTTGCGGAGGTGTGGGAGGCATGGCCAAGAGGGGCTGTCCTCCGCCTGATCCAAAGTTGGCCAGAGAAAGCTGAGAAGGCAGGGGGACCGTCACCTGGAACAACATACGCTATACGTACATAATTggatttctttctatttttacCCAGCACCCAATTTTCACGCGCTTTACCTGCTGCATGGCCGAGCTCGGCGATTGAGTGTTGCTGTAGTAACTGCTTTGACCATGTTGCTGCACTTGGCCGGAGTAGATATTGGAATGCTGGTTCATCCCCTGCCGAGCCTAAACACGTCacatcaaattaaattgttGCTATTTTTCAAAACGAAGGCTATAGCCACACAAAAGCAAATGAGAAAGCTTAGCACAAACAGAATATTACACAATATTGCTAAAGAGTCAGTCAGTGAGTGTGCCGTCACCTGGAGCAAGTGGGTATCAATGAGCTGGGAGCCCCCAATGCCGGACGGCTGGTTGAGCTGTGGCTCAAACAGGATGGGGATGTGCTGTGTGGAGGATGGCTGCTGGTAGGCCAGGCTGGACTGAGGCTTGCCAAGTTCTGGCCCCTGCACGCCAGGGTAACTGTGCAAGGAGGGCCCCGATAGCATCATGGAGGGCTGCGACAGGCTGCTCTGCATGAACGCCTGCTGAGACCTGAAGCGACATAAAGACAAAACCCTCATGAATTTGTTCAAGTGAGCGCGACTCGAGTCTGCTGACGTAGCGAGCGGTACCTGTAAGGCTGCAGCGAGGAACTGAACAAGTCCTGAGGCTGCGAGACCGGTGGACCGGCACCCAGGCCAAGTTGGGCCTGGTGGGTGTGTTGGTGCTGGGGTTGACCTTGCAGCGGAGCATAAATTGGGATGGGGATCTGCTGCACCGCTGTGGGCTAAAAAGGTCAGACAGCGTGTTTACCAGATGGATCTACAATTTACAACATGTATCTATCCAAATACCAATCATTCGCCTC contains:
- the myoc gene encoding myocilin, with product MFLLLSLSLLGFLARPGDAQERAALWRGNDRAGRCQYTFTVASPSEASCPRVGGPEMEGVQARLSLLEATVARLVGGGAEASVPSAPDAGAELQEALNRALGERNLLQGEKERLEREQEALQRRLLQMLRETESLRSRPCPPQTPAVPGADIMRAAGGSSPVSHLMARPNRQGDSSSWRDSAWQEGFQELKAEVTEVPAPEEYTGCGVLTSVSEPVTHRKTDSIAGKYGVWMQDPEPVAPYGPDMVWRIDTVGSEVRQLYGYQNMEQFSKGLPTKVVVLPEALEGTGATMYRGSLYYQRRRSRTLIRFDLASESVAARRELPHAGFHGQFPYSWGGYTDIDLAVDERGLWAVYSTSKAKGAVVLSRLDPHDLRVTKSWETTVRKNGVANAFVICGRLYTVASYSAANTTVNYMYDTDSSRGHVLAVPFQNKYRYNSMIDYNPTQKKLFAWDNFHLVSYDLKLGRPPAA